The sequence TGGCCGTGTCATCGCCTGCGACGGTGCCCATGCGACAATCGCCGCTGAAACGGAACCGGGTTCCACCGATATTGCGCAGCTCTGGTCCGTCGGACGCCTGATCTCCATCGAAATGGGAACGAGCCGTGTTGCGGCACTGGTCTTCGCCATGCGCACCGATGAAAGATACTGGTCGTCGGACAGGGCGAACAGGCTGTTGATCGACGTGGAACTGGTGGGAGAAGTCTACCGTACCGAAGACGGCAGCGAGCGCTTCTCCTCCGGCATTTCCCGTTACCCCTATCTTGGTGCGGTAGCGCATCGCATCCGCACCAGTGACCTCGCCAGGATTTACGACAGCGGCAAGCGCGACAGCTGCATCATCGGCAAGCTGACGCAGGACGAGACGATCGGTGCCTCCATCAGCATTCCCCAGATGCTTTCGAAACACTTCGCGGTCGTGGGTTCGACAGGCGTGGGCAAGACCACCGCGGTGTCCCTGCTGCTGCACAAGGCGATCGAGACAGACCCGAAACTGCGCGTTCTCATTCTCGATCCGCATAACGAATTCGCCGCCGCTTTTCCGGATCATTCTGTCGTCATCGATACCGATACGCTCGACCTTCCTTTTTGGCTGATGCGCCTTGAGGAATTTACGGAGGTGATCTTCCGTGGCCGCAAACCCGTGCCGGAAGAGATGGACGTTCTGCGCGAAGTCATCCCGGAGGCGAAAAAGGCATTTCGCGGTACCGAAGGCTCCGCCGTCCGCCGTACCTCCGACAAGAGCGCGATCACGCCGGACACGCCGATCCCCTACCGCATGGCCGATCTTCTGGCCTTCATCGACGAGCGCATCGGACGGCTGGAAGGGCGCGGCGAAAAGCCGGCGCTGCGTTCGCTGAAAGGCCGCATCCTCTCGGCCATCAACGACCCCCGCTATAATTTCATGTTCTCCAGCAATACGATCAGCGACACCATTCTGGAGACGGTGGCGCATATCTTCCGTATTCCCGGCGAAGGCAGGCCGATTTCAGTGTTCCAGCTGTCGGGCATCCCCTCCGAAGTCGTCAATTCGGTGGTCTCCGTCCTCTGCCGTATGTCCTTCGAGCTTGCCGTTCTCGCACGCGGATCGCTGCACATGCTGGTCGTCTGCGAAGAAGCCCACCGCTATGTTCCCGCCGACCCCGAACGCGGCTTTTTCCCCACCCGGCAATCCATCGCCCAGATTGCCAAGGAAGGCCGCAAATACGGCATTTCGCTCGGCGTCATCAGCCAGCGACCGAGCGAACTGGACCAGACCATCCTGTCGCAGTGCTCGACCGTTTTTGCCATGCGGCTCTCGAACGAGATCGACCAGAAGATCATCCTGTCTGCCGTTCCGAACGCCTCGGCTTCGACCACCAGCTTTTTGTCGTCCATCGGCAATGGTGAGGCCATCGCCTTCGGCGAGGCTGTCGGTGTGCCGATGCGCATGCGCTTCGACCGGGTGCCTATGAGCAAATTGCCGAAGGCGAGCGGTACGGTCAGCCACGCCCCCCACGAGACGCCGGATACCGTCGACCTGAACAACATCGTCACCCGCATGCGCGCCGCAGCCAGGCCGGTCATCACCGGCTTCCAGCAAAGCGTCGAGGCGGCCTTCTCCGATCAGCAGGAGCCGCTGCCGCCCCACGGGAAGGCCGACGATATCGACAGCTGGAAGCGTGAACTGGGTCCGACGACGGAAGGGGGATACGAGCCCTATCGCCCCGACATGCTGCCCGGCCGCACGCCGCCAGCGCCGCAAAATCCGGCGAGGACGGACAGCGCCTCGGGAGCCGTCAACGAATTGCGCAAGGCCGGCTTCCAGATGCAGGCGCAAAGCGGCCCGCCCGCCGATACACGCCCTTCGCTGCGCGAAAGCCTGCTGAAAAAACCGCTCGGCAGTCTTTACCGCAAGGATTGACGCCGGCCTTCAGGGCTGGATGCGGGTCCAGTCTTCTCCCATCTGGTTGCGGAACCAGGTCATCTGCCGTTTGGCATATTGGCGGGTTGCGGCGGCCGATTTTTCGATCACCTCGGCCTCACCCATGCGTCCGGCCAGCATATCGGCGATCTGGGCAACGCCAATCGCCTTCATCGCCGTTGCGTCGGGCGCAAGCCTGAGCGCGAGAAGCGCCTCCACCTCCGCCACCGCGCCGCTGTCCATCATGGCCTCGAAACGCCGGTTGATGCGCTCATGAAGCACCGGCCTTTCCGGCAGGACGACGAATTTTTGTGCGCGGTCGGGATCGACAATCACCGGGCCTCGGGCCTGCTGGAAATCCCGGATCGATTTTCCGGTAGCCTCGAGCACTTCCAGCGCCCGGACGATGCGCTGCCCGTCTCCCGGCTGGAGCATTTCCGCCGTGGCCGGGTCGCGGTGGGATAATGCGGCGTGAAGTGTCGCCGCCCCTTCCGCGACCAGTCGGGCGCGAAAGCCCTCGCGGATGGCATCGGGAATTGCGGGCATGTCGGAGAGGCCACCCGTCAGTGCCTTGAAATAAAGCCCCGTGCCACCGACGATGACAGGAAAACGCCCCTGCCCGCGCAGATCGGAAAGCAGGGCGGAGATATCCCGCAGCCATTCTCCCGTCGAATAGAGATTGCTCGCCGGCACATGGCCGTAGAGAAGATGCGGCACCCCCCCCATTTCCTCTTCCGAAGGCCGGGCGGTCAGCACCCGCAGCGTATCGTAAACCTGCATGCTGTCGGCATTGATGACAACACCGTTACGCTCCCGCGCCAGACGAAGCGCAAGCGCGGACTTGCCGCTTGCCGTCGGGCCGGTTATCAGGATCGCATCAAAATTCTCATCAAGGTTTTTCATCATGGCTCTCGTTGCCACGCTTATCGCCAATCCGTCAAATCCTGTTCTGACACCGGCCCTCGGCGAAGCGGCCGCGAAGGCCGTCAATGCATCGGGCCTTTACTGGCTGGCGGATGGCATCGCCTGCGATATCGCTTTGCCTTCCGGCACCAGTGCTGAAGAGGCCCGCAACGCGATTGCCGGCGCGCTGACTGGCCAGCCGATCGATATCGTCATCCAGGAGCAGGACCAGCGCCGCAAGAAACTGCTGATCGCCGATATGGATTCGACCATGATCGGCCAGGAATGCATCGACGAGCTGGCCGCCGAAGTGGGTCTGAAGGACAAGGTCTCCGCTATTACCGCCCGCGCCATGAATGGCGAGATCGCCTTCGAACCGGCATTGCGCGAACGTGTGGCGCTGCTGAAAGGCCTTCCGGTTTCGGTCATCGACGACGTCATCGAAAAGCGCATCACCCTCACCCCCGGTGGCAGGGAGCTTATCGCCACCATGAAGGCGAAAGGCTATTACACCGCCCTCGTTTCCGGCGGCTTCACCGTCTTCACCGGCCGCGTCGCAGCGATGCTGGGTTTTGACGAGAACCGCGCCAATCTGCTCGGCGAAGCCAATGGCGAGCTTGACGGCACGGTGGCCGAACCCATCCTTGGCAAGCAGGCCAAGGTGGACGCGCTGAACGATATCGCCGCAAAGCTCGGCATCTCGCCGGAAGAGGCAATGGCGGTCGGCGATGGCGCCAACGATCTCGGTATGCTGCATCTGGCCGGCGCGGGTGTTGCCCTGCACGCCAAGCCGGCCGTGGCGGCCGAAGCACAGATGCGCATCGACCACGGTGATCTGACCGCGCTTCTTTACATTCAGGGCTATCGCAAGACGGATTTTGTCACTCCATGATCATCCGCGAGACACCAAGACTCATTCTGCGCGAGTGGAAGGAGAGCGATCGTGACCTGTTCCGCGAAATCAACGCCGACGAAAAGGTCATGGAGTTTTTCCCCTTCCGCCGCAGCCATGCGGAAGCGGACGCCGTACTGGAAACCATCAACGGCATGATCCGTGGCAGCGGTTATGGCTTCTACGCCATGGAATTGCGCGAGACCGGCGAGGTTATGGGTTTTTGCGGCATATCGCCCGTCATGAACCTCGACCCGCCCTTCCCGCTCGGAACCATGGAGATCGGCTGGCGGCTCGCCACCCGCTTCTGGGGGCACGGCTATGTGACGGAAGCCGCGCAATCGCTGCTCGTCATGGCCTTCGATGAAAAGGAAACGCCGGAAATCGTCTCCTTCGCCGTCCATAACAACCAGCGTTCGACGGCGGTAATGGAGCGTATCGGCCTGAAGCGCGACCCCTCCCGCGATTTCGATCATCCGCGCGTACCGGAAGAAACGCACCCCCATCTGCGACCACACGTGACCTATGCGCTGACGCTGGAGGAATGGCGGACGCGGTAACGCCCCGCCCACCAGTTCCGGAGTTTATTTCACCGCCGCGTTACCGCCATCGGCAAATAGCGCCGAACCGGCCACGAAGCTCGCCATCGGGCTGGCGAGGAAAAGCGCGGCTTGCGCAATTTCTTCCGGCTCGGCGATGCGCTTCATCGCATGCAGGCCGGCGGCCCATTCCTTCTGGGCCGCGTCTCCGGCGGCAGGTGTATCGACCCCGCCGGGCAGCAACGCGTTGGCGCGAATACCCCTGACGGCATAGTCGGCGGTAACGCCTTTTACGAGCCCCATCAACGCCGCCTTCGCAGCCCCATAAGCCGTCATGCCCGGTATGCCGACGCTGGTACCGACAAAGCTCGAGGTGAAGACGATGGACCCGCCACCCCGCGTCAACATCGGCGGAATCTGGCAACGCGCGCCCAGAAAGGCGGAGGTGAGATTGACATTAAACACATGCTCCCATTCCTCGGGCGAAATCTCCGCCAGCGGCTTCATGACCCCGACCGCCCCGGCATTATTGACGGCGATATCGAGACCGCCGAAGACGCTCTCGGCCGCATCCGTAAGCCGGTCATGGGTTTCGGCAACACCGGCATCGCCCGCCACCGTATGGACGCGGCCGCCGGCCTCGCGAATTTCAGCGGCGACTTCTTCCAGAGCCGCAGCACCCCGCGCATTGATAACGACAGCTGCCCCTTGAGCGGCGAACAGCTTTGCCGTCGCCCGGCCGATGCCGGATGACGCGCCGGTGATGATGGCAACCTTGTTTTCGAGCGATTTCATATCCTTGGCCTCCTTTGATGGAGACCAAGGATTAGAGAGAGGTCGGGATCACAACCACCCGATTCCTGCCGGGCCGGGCGGAAAGCGGCTTACTCCAGCGGCAACGCCACAACGCGCAGATTGCCCTGGGCATCGGCAACCATCATATGTGCATTCTTGCGGCCTTCGGATTTCAGACCGTTGACCCGGACCAGAACGTCGCCGGGAACCTCCATGAAGTCCTGACCGACCTCGACGATGATATCGCCAGCCTTCATGCCCTTCTGTTCGGCAGTCGAACCGGGATCGACACTTGCGACCAGCACACCTTCGACGCTTTCGGCAATGCCCTTTTCGGTGCGCAACTCATTGCTGAGCACGACCAGATTCATGCCGAGAACGCTCTGCGGCGCCTCGCGCACTTCCGGCGTCTGGTCCTGCGCCTGATCGTCGGTGCCGCCATCATCATCAGGCGCCACCATCCCACCATCACCATCCTCGGCCTGCGGGTCTTCGGTCGCGGCTTTTTCGTCGGTGGTATCCTGCAGTTGGCCAAGCTTGACCTTGACGGTCTCTTCCTTGCCGTCGCGCAGGATCACAACATCGACTTCCTTGCCGACCGGACTTTCCGCCACGATCCGCAAGAGATCACGCATTTCATGAATATCCTTGCCGTCGAATTTCAGCACGACATCGCCGGCCTGGATCGGGCCGTTTTCCACCGGCCCGCCCTTGGCCACGCCGGAAATCAGCGCCCCCCTGGCGCTGTCCATGCCGAGGCTCGCGGCCACATCGTCAGTAACAGGCTGGACGCGAACACCGAGCCAGCCGCGACGCGTCTCGCCAAATTCGATCAGCTGCTGCACGATATTCTGGGCGAGTTCCGTCGGCACGGCAAAACCGATGCCGATCGAACCACCGCTCGGCGAAATGATCGCCGTATTGATGCCGATCACCTCACCCTTCATGTTGAAGAGCGGACCGCCGGAATTGCCCTTGTTGATCGCCGCATCCGTCTGGATGAAATTGTCGTAGGGACCGGCATTGATATTGCGGCCGCGCGCGGAAATGACACCGACGGTCAGCGATCCGCCAAGCCCGAAGGGATTGCCGATGGCCATCACCCAGTCACCAATGCGCATGCTGCGCGAATCGCCGAACTTGACCGCCTTCAGCGGCGCTTTCGGCTCCACCTTCAGGACCGAAAGGTCGGTCTTGGTATCGGTGCCAACCAGCGTCGCCTTGAGTTTCGAGCCGTTCGGGAAAATCACCTCGATGGCATCAGCACCCTCGATGACGTGGTTGTTGGTGACGACATAACCGGCCGGATCGATGACGAAACCCGAGCCCAGCGAATTGACCTTTTCGCCACCTTCCGGCTTCTGGCTGTCGAAATAGTCCTTGAAGAATTCCTGGAAGGGCGACCCTTCCGGCAGACGCGGCGGAACGGGGCCCTTGCCCTCGGTCTTGACGTTTTGCGACGTCGAAATATTCACCACCGCATCAAGAAGCGGTTCGGCAAGATCGGCCACCGATTCCGGCCCATGGCTCTGCGCTCTCGCTGCAACCGGCGCCGAAAGGCTACCCGCCACAAGTGCGATGCCCGCGACTGCGGCAATGCTGCTGCGAAAAGGCGAAAGAAGGGTCACGGCCATAAGCGTCCTCGCGTTTCAAATAGTCCTGCCCTGCATATATCGACAAAGCATAAGGCGGAATGATGAAGTGTAAAAATACCTTTTCGTGAACAGGCGGATGATGCTTGCCCCTGTCGACAGCATTGGCACGAAAACGGAGTAAAAAGAAAGGGCCGGTAAAAACCGGCCCCTCCAAAATCATTTGATCCGCTATCAGTTCGCCGGTGCTGGCGCAGGTGCGGCCGGAGCAGCAGGCGCCGCGCCGTCGATATTGTTGAAATAACGGAAGAAGGTCGAATCCGGAGACAGGACCAGCGTCGTGCCGTTGCCGTTCAGCGAGTTGGCATAGGCAGACATGGAGCGATAGAACTCGAAGAAGTTCGGATCGCGCTGGAAAGCCTCGCCGAACACCTTGTTGCGCTCCGCATCGCCTTCACCGCGCAGCACTTCGGACTGACGGCGGGCGTCGGATTCCAGCTCGACGACCTGACGGTCGGCGATAGCGCGGCGACGCTGCGCCTCTTCGTTACCACGGGCGCGGATCAATTCGGCCTCGGCCAGACGTTCCGACTTCATGCGCTCGAAGGTCTGCTGCGAGACTTCCTGCGTCAGGTCGGTACGGCGGATGCGGACATCGACGATGCTGATGCCGAGCGATTCCGCGTCGGGACGCAGATCGTCACGCACTTCCTGCATCATCGATGCACGTGCGTCCGAAAGCGCCGATTCGAAGCCGCGCAGACCGTAGACCCGGCGCAGCGATGCGTCGAGACGGGTGCGCAGGCGCGATTCCGCCGACATCTGGTCACCCGAGACCGTCTGCCGGAAGCGGCGTGCATCCGTGATGCGATAGACCACGAAGGCATCGACCTCGTAGAACTTGCCGCCGGACACCTGAACACGGATGTTGTCGTGATCGAAGCGCAGCGCCCGGTTCTCGATATATTGTACCCGGTCGGCATCCATGAAGGCGAAGGGCAGCTTGAAATAGAGGCCCGGCGCCGTCTTCACATCCTGGATCTGACCGAAGCGAACGACGATGGCCTGCTGACGCTCGTTGACCACGAAGATCGACGAATAGCCAAGAAAAAGCAGAACGGCGAGACCGACGAGAACGGCCGTAAGACGGTTGCTCATATCAGTTGCCTCCCTGCTGTGCTGCGCCCGGATTGTTGCGCATGATCTCGTTCAGAGGCAGATAAGGCACCACGCCCTGTTTCTCGTCGATGATGATCTTGTTGGAACCCTTGAGCACCTGCTCCATGGTTTCCAGGAACATGCGCTGACGGGTTACATCAGGCGCCGTGCGATACTGGTCATAGATGGAGACGAAGCGCTGTGCCTCACCCTGTGCCTCGTTGACGACGCGCGACTTGTAGGCGTTCGCCTCTTCGAGGATCTGCGCGGCCTGACCGCGTGCGGCACCGAGCTTCTGGTTGGCGTACTGGTTGGCTTCCTGAACGAAGCGGTCTTCGTCCTGTTCGGCGCGCTGCACCTCATCAAAGGCATCGGCCACTTCACGCGGCGGCGCCGCATCTTCGATGGCCACGGCATTGATGGAGATACCGGCGCCATAACCGTCCATGGTGGACTGGATGATGGTGCGCACATCCGCCGCGATCGCCTGACGGTTATCACGGAAAATATCCTGTGCCGGACGACGGCCAACCACTTCACGCATGGCGCTTTCGGAAACCTGCTGCAGGGTTTCCGCCGGGCTGTCGACGTTGAAGAGATAGGATTTCGGATCGGAGACCGTGTAGAGCACCGAGAACTGGACGTTGACGATGTTCTGGTCGCCGGTCAGCATCACGCCGCTCGACGAGGAAGACGAGGCGCGCGAGCCGATATTCTGCTGCTGCTCGGTGACCTTGACGATTTCCACCGTCTCGATCGGCCACAGATGGAAATGCAGGCCCGGCATCGAGATTTCGTCCTTGGGACGGCCGAAACGCAGCTCCACGCCACGCTCGTCCGGCTGAACGGTATAGACGGACTGGATGCCGAGAAAAACGAGAACGACAAGCACGAGGATCGCAACCGCGCCGCCATTGAAGCCGCCAGGCAGGACATTCTTGAAACGGTCCTGGCTGCGGCGGATGATCTCTTCGAGATCGGGCGGGCCGCCATTATTGCCGCCACCGCCGCCGCGAGGCCGGTTAGGCCCCTGCCCCCACGGGCCGCCACCGCCGCCCTGGTTGTTTCCTCCACCGCCGCCGCCCCAAGGGCCGCCGCCGCCATTCTGATTGCTCCAGGGCATCAATACCTCTTTATAAAAGCCTCTCCCGGTTCCGTTCGAAAGCGATTGCTCGCGTGCGGCGGGAATATCGACCCGTTATAGGAAGGAGAAGCGTCCGTTTCAACGCAGAGGTGGTAACTAAATACCCAATCGCGGTAAATAGTTCACTTTGACGCGGCTCTTCGCACATAAGTGGTGAACAGAACTGGATAATTGTCCTTTTCCCCTGCCAGAACGGCACTTTCCTCGATTTTTTCAAAGACGGCGGGATCGATTTCCGGGAAAAAAGTATCGCCATCGAGTTTTACAGCGACATGGGTGACGGAAAGTTGATCGGCGAAGGGCATGGCCTGACGGTAAATTTCGCCGCCGCCGGCAACAAAAATCTCGTCCACACCCAGCGCCGCAGCCTTCGTCTTTGCAAGCTTGAACGCCTCATCCAGCGACGAAACGACATCCACGCCGTCAGGCCGATAATCCGCATTGCGGCTGATGATGATATGCGGCCGCCCCGGCAAAGGACGTTCACCGACCGACAGGAACGTCTTGCGGCCCATGATGAGCGGCTTGCCCATCGTCATCGCCTTGAAGCGCTTCAGATCGGTGGAAAGCTTCCACGGCATGTCGAGGTCGCGGCCAATGACACCGTTTTCCGAAACCGCGACGATGAGGGTGACACGTGGCCCGCTCATACCGCGATCGGCGCCTTGATGCTTGAATCGGCTTCGTAGTTCTCAAGCGTAAAGTCTTCGAACTTAAAGCCGAAAAGGTCCTTTACGTCAGGGTTGATGCGCATCGTCGGCAGGGCCTTCGGCGTGCGGGTCATCTGCAGCCGCGCCTGCTCGAAATGATTGGCATAGATATGCGCGTCACCCAGCGTATGAACGAAATCACCCGGCTTCAGGCCCGTGACCTGCGCCACCATCAGCGTCAGCAGCGCATAGGAGGCGATGTTGAACGGTACGCCGAGGAAGATATCGGCAGAGCGCTGATAGAGCTGACAGGACAGCTTTCCATCGGAAACATAGAACTGGAACAGGCAGTGACAGGGCGGCAGCGCCATTTCGTCCACCAGCGCCGGGTTCCACGCCGAAACGATGTGGCGACGGGAATTCGGGTTGGTCTTCAGACCCTCTATCAGAAGCGCGATCTGGTCGATATGGCGGCCGTCCGGCGCCGGCCAGGAACGCCACTGCGCACCATAGACCGGGCCGAGATCGCCGTTCTCGTCGGCCCATTCGTCCCAGATGGAAACGCCGTTTTCCTTGAGATAGGCGATATTGGTATCGCCCTTCAGGAACCACAGCAATTCATGGATGATGGAGCGCAGATGCAGCTTCTTGGTGGTGAGAACCGGAAAACCTTCGGAAAGGTCGAAGCGCATCTGGTAACCGAAGACCGAGCGCGTACCCGTGCCGGTGCGGTCTCCGCGGTCGGAGCCGGTTTCCATGACATGCCGGAGAAGATCGAGATATTGTTTCATACGTTCTGCCGCCGATTCCCTGATATCAGGGAATATAATAGCACATGGCGGCAGAACCAATCACCTAATGCGGGCTTATCCCCGGCTCAAATCACAGCGACTGGAGCTTACCCAGTTCCTTGGCCACAAGATAATAGAAGGTCACGCGCGACTTGGAGCGGTCACCTGCCATGATCTTGCAGACGGCGTCGATCGCCTTGTCGGCGCTATCGTCGGTGATACCGAGCTTCTTGCCGCACCAGCTCGCCTTGACGCGCGCAAGTTCTTCCGGATCGGAAGCGGACACCAGCGAGGAATCCCGGTTGCGCAAGGCAATGCCGAGATGTTTGACGATCTTGCCGACCACGGCTTCGTCGGCTGCTGCGTCGTATTTCTTCACATCTGCGAGATAGTCAGTCATGTCCACTCCTTCGTGTATCCCCGGCCCGGTGTTGCTTCTAATGACCGGTTGCATGGAGAATGTGACAGCAATCCCTCGTCGTCAAGAATTGTCTAAACTGCCAGACGCAATCACGAAACCTTTTCATGGAATTGTCATGCCCCCCCTTTTCTCCGCCGGGCGAAACGCCTATATGAGCCTTGCCGGGGCAACCCGGCTATGGCGATAAACGGTCGGTGTAATAAACCTATTGGACCCGGGGGCGGTACCCGGCGCCTCCACCAAAAACCGGCGGCCCTCTCTGGAAGAAGGCCGGCTTTTGATGGGGGCGAAACAGGATCGACAAGGGCGTAAAGATCGAACTTTTGCTCGGCATGATACCGCCGTTATCGGGTCACAAGTGTAGTTGCAAACGACAACAACGCTAAGGAATATGCTCTCGCTGCCTAATGGCGGTGCGGGAATTCCGCTCTAAAGCCCTCACGGTTAGCCCCGTGAGGCGGGGTTCGGAGGTACCTGGCAACAGAAACCTTCACCTTCTCCATTTTGCCTGAATTGGTTATATGATAGCTGACTTGCGGACGGCATCGGCTTTTCCGTTGCTGCCGTTCAGGACATTGCGTATACTTGGGCAACGCGCAGCCGCTTGGATCGAGTTCAATATCCGGTTAAGGATTGTGCGAAGATTCAGACTGTTACAGCGTCCTTGGCGCGCAAGGCGCGCAGCGCATTAAAAGACGTTCGAATAAGGGAAAGACAGGACCGCATGGGGCAGGATCATATCCGTTACGACATTCTCGCACAGGATGCCCTTCGCGGCGTTATTCGCAAGGTTCTGGGTGAAGTGGCCGCCACCGGCCGCCTTCCCGGCGACCACCATTTCTTCATCACATTCCTGACCGGCGCGCCGGGCGTGCGGATTTCCCAGCACCTCAAGGCCAAATATGCCGAGCAGATGACCATCGTCATCCAGCACCAGTTCTGGGACATGAAGGTTACGGAAACCGGCTTCGAAATCGGCCTGTCCTTCTCCGATACGCCGGAAAAGCTGGTTATTCCTTACAACGCCATTCGCGGTTTTTACGATCCTTCCGTCAATTTCGAGCTTGAGTTCGACGTGCCGCTGGCCGACGAGGAAGAGATGGAAGAAGCCGAAATCACCGCCTACCCCGTATCCGGCGAAGCAAAGCCGGCAGCTTCTTCCGAGACGCCCAAAACCGGTGAAGAAAAGAAGGAAGGCTCCGTCGTTTCGCTCGACGCTTTCCGCAAGAAGCAATAACGGCCTTTTGTCCCAACATTAGGAAATACGGGGAGACATATCCGCATGGCCGCCGATATCGTCAATCTGCGTCAGTTTCGCAAGCAGAAAGCCCGTAACGAAAAGGAAAAGCAGGCGGAACAGAACCGCCTGTCCTTCGGCCGCACCAAGGCTGAAAAAGACCTCACCTCCGCCCTTAACGAGAAAGCCGAAAAGCGCCTTGACCAGGGCCGGCTCGAAAAGGACGATGGCGGGACCGACAGGGACTGACGTATCAGGGCTGCCGCAACCGGCGCACCACAGTATAGAAACCAACCGCAAGACAGAGGCCTGCCGGCGAAACATGATTCAGATTTCCAGCCGGAGGCCGATCTGATGATCCGCAAGCATTCAGCAACATTGCACGGCCACCGCACCAGCATTTCACTTGAAGACGCCTTCTGGGAAGAGCTGAAGACGATTGCCGAAAAGCGCAAGATCAGCTTCGCCGCCCTGCTGGCGGAAATAGATGACAACAGGCCCGCCGACAGCAATCTGTCCTCGTCCCTGCGCGTCTATGTGCTGAACTGGCTCAAGACCCGGTAAACGTTTCCGGCCGGCCGGCGATACGGGCTCGCCGCTTCCGCTCTTTCTCCGGGCAACTACAAATATTCCTGCCAAAAACTCGTAACGCCGTGAAAGCATTCATTAAACATTCGCGGCCTAATTTGTGCTGCAAGGCATTCCCGTATTGCGTAGCC comes from Rhizobium rhizogenes and encodes:
- a CDS encoding ATP-binding protein produces the protein MNNSEIHKASRADENERRSDQQPANRMLGRVIACDGAHATIAAETEPGSTDIAQLWSVGRLISIEMGTSRVAALVFAMRTDERYWSSDRANRLLIDVELVGEVYRTEDGSERFSSGISRYPYLGAVAHRIRTSDLARIYDSGKRDSCIIGKLTQDETIGASISIPQMLSKHFAVVGSTGVGKTTAVSLLLHKAIETDPKLRVLILDPHNEFAAAFPDHSVVIDTDTLDLPFWLMRLEEFTEVIFRGRKPVPEEMDVLREVIPEAKKAFRGTEGSAVRRTSDKSAITPDTPIPYRMADLLAFIDERIGRLEGRGEKPALRSLKGRILSAINDPRYNFMFSSNTISDTILETVAHIFRIPGEGRPISVFQLSGIPSEVVNSVVSVLCRMSFELAVLARGSLHMLVVCEEAHRYVPADPERGFFPTRQSIAQIAKEGRKYGISLGVISQRPSELDQTILSQCSTVFAMRLSNEIDQKIILSAVPNASASTTSFLSSIGNGEAIAFGEAVGVPMRMRFDRVPMSKLPKASGTVSHAPHETPDTVDLNNIVTRMRAAARPVITGFQQSVEAAFSDQQEPLPPHGKADDIDSWKRELGPTTEGGYEPYRPDMLPGRTPPAPQNPARTDSASGAVNELRKAGFQMQAQSGPPADTRPSLRESLLKKPLGSLYRKD
- the miaA gene encoding tRNA (adenosine(37)-N6)-dimethylallyltransferase MiaA; translated protein: MMKNLDENFDAILITGPTASGKSALALRLARERNGVVINADSMQVYDTLRVLTARPSEEEMGGVPHLLYGHVPASNLYSTGEWLRDISALLSDLRGQGRFPVIVGGTGLYFKALTGGLSDMPAIPDAIREGFRARLVAEGAATLHAALSHRDPATAEMLQPGDGQRIVRALEVLEATGKSIRDFQQARGPVIVDPDRAQKFVVLPERPVLHERINRRFEAMMDSGAVAEVEALLALRLAPDATAMKAIGVAQIADMLAGRMGEAEVIEKSAAATRQYAKRQMTWFRNQMGEDWTRIQP
- the serB gene encoding phosphoserine phosphatase SerB, with product MALVATLIANPSNPVLTPALGEAAAKAVNASGLYWLADGIACDIALPSGTSAEEARNAIAGALTGQPIDIVIQEQDQRRKKLLIADMDSTMIGQECIDELAAEVGLKDKVSAITARAMNGEIAFEPALRERVALLKGLPVSVIDDVIEKRITLTPGGRELIATMKAKGYYTALVSGGFTVFTGRVAAMLGFDENRANLLGEANGELDGTVAEPILGKQAKVDALNDIAAKLGISPEEAMAVGDGANDLGMLHLAGAGVALHAKPAVAAEAQMRIDHGDLTALLYIQGYRKTDFVTP
- a CDS encoding GNAT family N-acetyltransferase, coding for MIIRETPRLILREWKESDRDLFREINADEKVMEFFPFRRSHAEADAVLETINGMIRGSGYGFYAMELRETGEVMGFCGISPVMNLDPPFPLGTMEIGWRLATRFWGHGYVTEAAQSLLVMAFDEKETPEIVSFAVHNNQRSTAVMERIGLKRDPSRDFDHPRVPEETHPHLRPHVTYALTLEEWRTR
- a CDS encoding SDR family oxidoreductase; translation: MKSLENKVAIITGASSGIGRATAKLFAAQGAAVVINARGAAALEEVAAEIREAGGRVHTVAGDAGVAETHDRLTDAAESVFGGLDIAVNNAGAVGVMKPLAEISPEEWEHVFNVNLTSAFLGARCQIPPMLTRGGGSIVFTSSFVGTSVGIPGMTAYGAAKAALMGLVKGVTADYAVRGIRANALLPGGVDTPAAGDAAQKEWAAGLHAMKRIAEPEEIAQAALFLASPMASFVAGSALFADGGNAAVK
- a CDS encoding Do family serine endopeptidase, which codes for MAVTLLSPFRSSIAAVAGIALVAGSLSAPVAARAQSHGPESVADLAEPLLDAVVNISTSQNVKTEGKGPVPPRLPEGSPFQEFFKDYFDSQKPEGGEKVNSLGSGFVIDPAGYVVTNNHVIEGADAIEVIFPNGSKLKATLVGTDTKTDLSVLKVEPKAPLKAVKFGDSRSMRIGDWVMAIGNPFGLGGSLTVGVISARGRNINAGPYDNFIQTDAAINKGNSGGPLFNMKGEVIGINTAIISPSGGSIGIGFAVPTELAQNIVQQLIEFGETRRGWLGVRVQPVTDDVAASLGMDSARGALISGVAKGGPVENGPIQAGDVVLKFDGKDIHEMRDLLRIVAESPVGKEVDVVILRDGKEETVKVKLGQLQDTTDEKAATEDPQAEDGDGGMVAPDDDGGTDDQAQDQTPEVREAPQSVLGMNLVVLSNELRTEKGIAESVEGVLVASVDPGSTAEQKGMKAGDIIVEVGQDFMEVPGDVLVRVNGLKSEGRKNAHMMVADAQGNLRVVALPLE
- the hflC gene encoding protease modulator HflC; its protein translation is MSNRLTAVLVGLAVLLFLGYSSIFVVNERQQAIVVRFGQIQDVKTAPGLYFKLPFAFMDADRVQYIENRALRFDHDNIRVQVSGGKFYEVDAFVVYRITDARRFRQTVSGDQMSAESRLRTRLDASLRRVYGLRGFESALSDARASMMQEVRDDLRPDAESLGISIVDVRIRRTDLTQEVSQQTFERMKSERLAEAELIRARGNEEAQRRRAIADRQVVELESDARRQSEVLRGEGDAERNKVFGEAFQRDPNFFEFYRSMSAYANSLNGNGTTLVLSPDSTFFRYFNNIDGAAPAAPAAPAPAPAN